In Mycolicibacterium phocaicum, one DNA window encodes the following:
- a CDS encoding vWA domain-containing protein — protein MTGRTPAQPLAPQGIPGHLVGFVEALRKVGINVGPSETVDAGRVMATLGLGDRMVLREGLACAVLRRPDHRETYNALFDLWFPAAMGDRAVLELDDEEDPENRPDRIPPEDVEGMRSALIDLLSDADMANLDDRLMAMIAQIVDAYGKYNSSRGPSYSSYQALKAMGLDQLEGKLLAGLLAPYGDEPTPTQEQIAKAMAAKRISQLRHMVESETKRRTAEQIGRDHVQTYGIPQLAENVEFLRASGDQLRQMRNVVAPLSRTLATRLAARRRRSHAGQIDLRKTLRKSMSTGGVPIDVVLKKPHPARPELVVLCDVSGSVAGFSHFTLMLVHALRQQFSRVRVFAFIDTTDEVTELFGPDADLAVAVQKITREAAVYTRDGHSDYGHAFVSFMDKWPNALSPRTALLVLGDGRNNYRNPQADLLAHMVSASRHAHWLNPEPKHLWGSGDSATAKYQDVITMHECRSAKQLASVIDNLLPV, from the coding sequence ACCGCTTGCCCCGCAAGGCATTCCAGGCCACCTCGTGGGGTTCGTCGAAGCCCTGCGCAAGGTGGGCATCAACGTCGGGCCGTCGGAGACCGTCGATGCCGGTCGGGTGATGGCCACCCTGGGGCTGGGTGACCGCATGGTGCTGCGCGAAGGCCTGGCGTGCGCCGTATTGCGCCGGCCCGACCACCGCGAGACCTACAACGCGCTGTTCGATCTGTGGTTCCCCGCGGCCATGGGAGACCGGGCCGTGTTGGAACTCGACGACGAGGAGGACCCGGAGAACCGGCCCGACCGGATTCCGCCCGAGGACGTCGAGGGCATGCGCTCGGCACTCATCGACCTGCTGTCCGACGCCGACATGGCCAACTTGGACGACCGCCTGATGGCGATGATCGCGCAGATCGTCGATGCCTACGGCAAGTACAACTCGAGCCGCGGTCCGTCGTACTCGTCGTATCAGGCGCTCAAAGCCATGGGGCTGGACCAACTCGAGGGCAAGCTCCTGGCCGGCTTGCTGGCGCCGTATGGCGACGAGCCCACGCCCACGCAGGAACAGATCGCCAAAGCGATGGCGGCCAAGCGTATTTCGCAGCTGCGGCACATGGTCGAGTCCGAGACCAAGCGGCGCACGGCCGAGCAGATCGGCCGCGACCACGTGCAGACCTACGGCATCCCGCAGCTCGCCGAGAACGTCGAATTCCTCAGGGCTTCAGGTGATCAGCTGCGCCAGATGCGCAATGTTGTTGCGCCCCTGTCCCGTACGCTGGCCACCCGCCTCGCCGCGCGTCGGCGTCGTTCGCATGCCGGGCAGATCGACCTGCGCAAGACGCTGCGCAAGTCGATGTCCACGGGCGGCGTGCCCATCGACGTCGTGCTCAAGAAACCGCACCCGGCCCGTCCCGAGCTCGTGGTGCTGTGCGACGTCTCCGGCTCCGTCGCGGGCTTCAGCCACTTCACCCTGATGCTGGTGCATGCCCTGCGCCAGCAGTTCTCGCGGGTGCGCGTCTTCGCCTTCATCGACACCACCGACGAGGTCACCGAGCTGTTCGGGCCGGACGCCGACCTGGCCGTCGCGGTGCAGAAGATCACCCGCGAGGCCGCCGTCTACACCCGGGACGGGCACTCCGACTACGGCCACGCCTTCGTCTCGTTCATGGACAAGTGGCCCAATGCGCTCTCGCCCCGCACGGCCCTGCTGGTGCTCGGCGACGGCCGCAACAACTACCGCAACCCGCAGGCCGACCTGCTGGCGCACATGGTCAGCGCCAGCCGGCACGCGCACTGGCTCAACCCCGAGCCCAAGCACCTGTGGGGCAGCGGCGACTCGGCGACGGCCAAGTACCAGGACGTCATCACCATGCACGAATGCCGGTCCGCCAAGCAGCTCGCGTCGGTGATCGACAACCTGCTGCCGGTCTAG
- the nadD gene encoding nicotinate-nucleotide adenylyltransferase produces MVTRRRLGVMGGTFDPIHHGHLVAASEVADLFELDEVIFVPTGQPWQKRDRHVTAAEDRYLMTVIATAANPRFSVSRVDIDRGGPTYTKDTLRDLARQNPDTDLFFITGADALASILSWQNWEELFSTARFIGVSRPGYELDGKHIEEAQKELPADALTLVEVPALAISSSDCRRRAQANRPIWYLVPDGVVQYVSKRGLYQARDNARNKQESS; encoded by the coding sequence ATCGTGACTCGACGCAGGCTGGGAGTGATGGGTGGGACGTTCGATCCCATTCACCATGGACACCTCGTCGCGGCCAGCGAGGTGGCCGACCTGTTCGAGCTTGACGAAGTGATCTTCGTGCCGACCGGGCAGCCCTGGCAGAAGCGCGATCGGCACGTCACCGCCGCCGAGGACCGGTACCTGATGACGGTCATCGCGACGGCTGCCAACCCGCGGTTCTCGGTGAGCCGCGTCGACATCGACCGGGGCGGCCCCACCTACACCAAGGACACCCTGCGCGACCTGGCCAGACAGAACCCGGACACCGACCTGTTCTTCATCACCGGCGCCGATGCGCTGGCCTCGATCCTGTCCTGGCAGAACTGGGAGGAGCTGTTCTCCACGGCCCGGTTCATCGGGGTCAGCCGGCCCGGCTACGAGCTGGACGGCAAGCACATCGAGGAAGCGCAGAAAGAACTGCCGGCCGACGCCCTGACGCTGGTCGAGGTGCCCGCGCTGGCCATCTCGTCGAGCGACTGCCGTCGCCGCGCCCAGGCCAACCGGCCCATCTGGTACCTGGTGCCCGACGGCGTCGTCCAATACGTATCCAAACGTGGGCTCTACCAGGCCCGCGACAATGCCAGGAACAAGCAGGAGAGTTCATGA
- a CDS encoding DegV family protein — translation MAVVVVTDSSARLDPEELKRWDIRVVPLHVLQDGIDYQDGIDPIPQDIQDRSHVSTSGAAPADLTDVYKQALADSGGDGVVAVHLSAGLSSTFSAAAAVGRELGSSVRVVNSRSAAMGVGFVAVAAARAAAAGADLDAVEAQARSESGRQHGFIVVHRLDNLRRSGRIGTAASWLGTALSLKPLLQLDIDGRLVLDQRIRTVAKAHAAMIERVVALVGDRPASIAVHHVDNHDDAASIGAALTSRLPQVESLVVTDMGPVLAVHVGSGAVGVIVNTQG, via the coding sequence ATGGCAGTGGTGGTGGTCACCGACTCGTCGGCTCGGCTTGACCCAGAAGAGTTGAAGCGCTGGGACATTCGGGTGGTCCCGCTGCACGTGCTGCAGGACGGCATCGATTACCAGGACGGGATCGACCCGATTCCGCAGGACATCCAGGACCGGTCGCATGTGTCCACGTCCGGTGCGGCGCCCGCGGATCTGACTGACGTCTACAAGCAGGCGCTGGCCGACAGCGGCGGCGACGGCGTGGTGGCGGTGCATCTGTCGGCCGGTCTGTCGAGCACGTTCAGTGCCGCGGCGGCGGTGGGCCGCGAGCTGGGTTCGTCTGTGCGCGTTGTCAATTCGCGTTCTGCCGCGATGGGCGTCGGATTCGTCGCCGTGGCTGCGGCCCGGGCCGCAGCGGCCGGTGCCGATCTGGATGCCGTCGAAGCGCAGGCGCGTTCGGAATCCGGGCGGCAGCACGGGTTCATCGTCGTGCACCGGCTGGACAACCTGCGGCGCAGTGGCCGCATCGGCACGGCGGCCTCCTGGCTCGGTACCGCGTTGTCGCTGAAGCCGTTGCTGCAGTTGGACATCGACGGCCGGCTGGTACTGGATCAGCGGATTCGGACCGTCGCCAAGGCGCATGCCGCGATGATCGAGCGGGTGGTCGCGCTCGTCGGCGACCGGCCCGCATCCATCGCCGTGCACCACGTCGACAATCACGACGACGCCGCGTCGATCGGCGCCGCACTGACTTCCCGTCTACCCCAGGTCGAATCACTCGTGGTGACCGACATGGGGCCGGTGCTGGCGGTGCACGTCGGCTCCGGCGCGGTCGGTGTCATCGTCAACACGCAGGGCTAG
- the gpgP gene encoding glucosyl-3-phosphoglycerate phosphatase, which produces MRNRRLLLLRHGQTEYNATSRMQGQLDTDLSDLGRAQAVAAAEVLAKRQPLVIVSSDLRRALDTATTLGEQAGMPVSIDERLRETHLGDWQGLTHHEVDDIAPGARLAWRDDARWAPHNGESRVDVANRSLPVVAEQLRKLPEWGIDEVDRPVVLVAHGGLIAALTAALLELPVDNWPVLGGMGNASWVQLSGHSAGLADDDPVKWRLDVWNASAQVANDVL; this is translated from the coding sequence GTGAGGAACCGCCGTCTCCTGCTGCTGCGTCACGGCCAGACGGAATACAACGCGACCAGCCGGATGCAGGGCCAGCTCGACACCGACCTCAGTGACTTGGGCCGGGCGCAGGCGGTGGCGGCGGCCGAGGTGCTGGCCAAACGCCAGCCCCTGGTGATCGTGTCGTCGGATCTGCGCCGTGCCCTCGACACCGCGACCACGCTTGGGGAACAGGCCGGTATGCCGGTGTCGATCGACGAGCGACTGCGCGAGACACACCTGGGCGACTGGCAGGGCCTGACCCATCACGAGGTCGATGACATTGCGCCCGGCGCGCGGCTGGCCTGGCGTGACGATGCCCGCTGGGCGCCGCACAACGGCGAGAGCCGCGTGGATGTGGCGAACCGCAGCCTCCCGGTGGTGGCCGAGCAGCTGCGCAAGCTGCCCGAATGGGGTATCGACGAGGTCGACCGGCCCGTGGTGCTCGTCGCGCACGGTGGGTTGATCGCCGCGCTGACCGCGGCCCTGCTGGAGCTGCCCGTGGACAACTGGCCGGTGCTCGGCGGCATGGGTAATGCCAGCTGGGTGCAGTTGTCGGGGCACAGTGCCGGACTTGCCGACGACGACCCCGTGAAGTGGCGTCTGGACGTGTGGAACGCCTCGGCTCAGGTGGCCAACGATGTCCTCTGA
- the rsfS gene encoding ribosome silencing factor, translated as MTATPEALSMATVAARAASAKLGENISVIDVSDQLVITDYFVIASASNDRQVNAIVDEVEEKMRWAGHKPARREGAREGRWVLLDYVDIVVHIQHQEEREYYALDRLWRDCPAVEVDLDGELPVNPDGDDASDGDGE; from the coding sequence ATGACCGCCACCCCCGAAGCCCTCAGCATGGCGACCGTCGCCGCGCGCGCGGCGTCCGCCAAGCTCGGCGAGAACATCAGCGTCATCGACGTCTCGGATCAGTTGGTGATCACCGACTACTTCGTCATCGCTTCCGCGTCCAACGACCGCCAGGTCAACGCCATCGTCGACGAGGTCGAGGAGAAGATGCGCTGGGCGGGCCACAAGCCGGCCCGTCGCGAAGGCGCCCGCGAGGGCCGCTGGGTGCTGCTCGACTACGTCGACATCGTGGTGCACATCCAGCACCAGGAAGAGCGCGAGTACTACGCGCTGGACCGGCTGTGGCGGGACTGCCCGGCGGTCGAGGTCGACCTGGATGGTGAGTTGCCGGTGAACCCCGACGGTGATGACGCGTCCGACGGGGACGGCGAGTGA
- the octT gene encoding diglucosylglycerate octanoyltransferase — MSSDRPVLLVFCDSLSYYGPTGGLPSDDPRIWPNIVASQLGWDLELIGRIGWTCRDVWWAATQDPRSWAALPKAGAVIFATCGMDSLPSPLPTALRELIRYVRPPWLRRIVRDGYGWMQPRLSPVARPALPAHLTVEYLEETRGAIDFNRPGIPFVATIPSVHIAETYGSSHRWRDATVSAITDWADAKQIPIVDLKAAVGDEVMSGRANPDGIHWNFEAHRAVAELMLKGLAEAGVVSQRTDG, encoded by the coding sequence ATGTCCTCTGACCGCCCAGTCCTGCTGGTCTTCTGCGACTCGTTGTCCTACTACGGACCGACCGGCGGGCTGCCGTCGGATGATCCGCGGATCTGGCCCAACATCGTTGCGTCGCAACTCGGTTGGGACCTGGAGCTGATCGGCCGCATCGGCTGGACGTGTCGCGACGTGTGGTGGGCCGCGACGCAGGATCCGCGGTCGTGGGCGGCCCTGCCCAAGGCCGGTGCGGTGATCTTCGCGACGTGCGGCATGGATTCGCTGCCGTCGCCGTTGCCGACGGCGCTGCGGGAACTGATCCGCTACGTGCGGCCGCCGTGGCTGCGCCGCATCGTGCGGGACGGCTATGGCTGGATGCAGCCGCGCCTATCCCCGGTTGCCCGGCCTGCGCTGCCGGCGCACCTGACGGTCGAATATCTCGAAGAGACCCGCGGGGCAATCGATTTCAACCGCCCCGGCATCCCGTTCGTGGCGACCATCCCGTCGGTGCACATCGCGGAGACCTACGGCAGCTCGCACCGCTGGCGCGACGCCACGGTCTCGGCGATCACCGATTGGGCCGACGCCAAGCAGATTCCGATCGTCGACCTCAAGGCCGCAGTCGGTGACGAGGTGATGTCCGGCCGGGCGAATCCGGACGGGATCCACTGGAATTTCGAGGCGCACCGCGCGGTCGCCGAACTCATGCTCAAGGGGCTGGCCGAGGCCGGTGTGGTGTCGCAGCGGACCGACGGCTAG